One genomic region from Lonchura striata isolate bLonStr1 chromosome 23, bLonStr1.mat, whole genome shotgun sequence encodes:
- the NECTIN1 gene encoding nectin-1: MASRLQTSCRASWWTIGVCILAAALLPGLHAQAVLVNDSVSGFIGTDVVLHCSFTNPLPSVKITQVTWQKVTNGTKQNVAIYNPAMGVSILSPYKERVTFRNPSFKDGTIQLSRLELEDEGVYICEFATFPTGNREGQLNLTVLAKPRNWMEGTKRPLIAKSGRTEKILVATCTSSNGKPPSTVSWDTKLKGEAEFQEIRNSNGTVTVISRYRLVPSREAHRQQLVCVVNYQLERFTDSITLNVQYEPEVTIEGFDGNWFLNRKDVKLICKSDANPPAHTYEWKLPNGTLPGSVEIQNNTIYFKGPVSYSVAGTYVCEATNAIGTRSGLVEVNVTEFPYTPSPIDDHKSMVQPNIPTPVIGGIVGGVSLVLLVAVVLFVVLRRRRHTFKGDYSTKKHVYGNGYSKAGIPQHHPPMAQNLQYPDDSDDEKKPGPLGGSTYEDEDEDAGGERKLGGPKAYEEDAKRPYFTVDEGEACPAPYDERTLGFQYDPEQLDLADNMVSQNDGSFISKKEWYV, from the exons GGCTGCACGCTCAGGCTGTCCTGGTCAATGACTCCGTCTCGGGGTTCATCGGCACGGACGTGGTGCTGCACTGCAGCTTCACCAACCCGCTGCCCAGCGTGAAGATCACCCAGGTGACGTGGCAGAAGGTCACCAACGGCACCAAGCAGAATGTGGCCATCTACAACCCCGCCATGGGCGTGTCCATCCTGTCCCCCTACAAGGAGCGGGTGACCTTCCGCAACCCTTCCTTCAAGGATGGCACCATCCAGCTGTCCCggctggagctggaggatgAGGGGGTTTACATCTGTGAGTTTGCCACTTTCCCAACCGGCAACCGGGAAGGGCAGCTGAACCTCACCGTGCTGG CCAAGCCCAGGAACTGGATGGAGGGCACCAAGAGGCCACTAATTGCCAAGTCTGGCAGGACAGAAAAGATCTTGGTAGCCACCTGCACCTCCTCCAACGGGAAACCCCCGAGCACCGTCAGCTGGGACACGAAGCTGAAGGGGGAAGCGGAGTTCCAGGAGATCCGGAACAGCAACGGCACCGTCACGGTGATCAGCCGGTACCGGCTGGTGCCGAGCCGCGAGGCGCACCGCCAGCAGCTCGTGTGCGTGGTCAACTACCAGCTGGAGAGGTTCACCGACAGCATCACCCTCAACGTGCAGT ACGAGCCAGAAGTCACCATCGAGGGCTTTGATGGCAACTGGTTCCTGAACCGCAAGGATGTGAAGCTGATCTGCAAATCTGATGCCAACCCCCCAGCTCACACCTACGAGTGGAAGCT GCCCAACGGGACCCTGCCAGGGAGCGTGGAAATCCAGAACAACACCATCTACTTCAAAGGGCCCGTGTCCTACAGCGTGGCTGGCACCTACGTCTGCGAGGCCACCAACGCCATCGGGACCCGCTCGGGCTTGGTGGAGGTCAATGTCACAG AATTTCCCTACACCCCGTCTCCAATCGATGATCACAAATCCATGGTGCAGCCGAACATCCCCACACCGGTGATTGGGGGCATAGTGGGAGGCGTCTCGCTGGTCCTGCTGGTGGCCGTGGTGCTCTTTGTGGTACTCCGGCGCCGGCGTCACACCTTCAAGGGTGACTACAGCACAAAGAAGCACGTGTACGGCAACGGCTACAGCAAGGCTGGCATCCCACAGCACCACCCCCCCATGGCCCAGAACCTGCAGTACCCCGACGACTCGGACGACGAGAAGAAGCCGGGCCCCTTGGGCGGCAGCACctacgaggacgaggatgaggatgcaGGAGGCGAGCGCAAGCTGGGCGGCCCCAAAGCCTACGAGGAGGATGCCAAGAGGCCTTACTTCACCGTCGACGAGGGCGAGGCCTGCCCCGCACCTTATGACGAGAGGACACTCGGCTTCCAGTACGACCCCGAGCAGCTCGACCTGGCCGACAACATGGTGTCGCAGAACGACGGGtcttttatttccaaaaagGAGTGGTACGTGTAG